One region of Rhodothermus profundi genomic DNA includes:
- a CDS encoding serine hydrolase: MYIGFVVLGLVQGCKPPQENLPPAPGYETIARRLEVAIRYELDDKGIPGFSIALVDGDRIVWAQGFGYAHPDRKIPATARTVYRVASISKLFTALAVMQLVEQGVLDLDTDVRTYLPDFHPEDSFEAPITLRQLLSHRSGQVREPPVGHYFDPTEPSLQATVYSLNETRRVYPPETRTKYSNAAVSVAGFVVEQVTGRPFADYVQQALLEPMGMRSSAFTPRPELQRRLATGYMWTYDGRRFEAPVFELGILPAANLYTTVTDLGRFLITLFRKGETEQDTPIVTPASLETMWTIQYADSTQTQGFGLGFYLSRFRGHRRFQHSGVMYGYASRVYGLPDVQLGVAAVGTLDATNVVTDRLAEYALDLLLAYREGRPLPDYPRTEPVTETQARRLAGRYRQGTRYLDLFVQDSTLYARLGEVVDRVRRQGDTLIVDGRLTYGLRWQITDRGLQAPDGTTWERADDPVPAPMPERWRPYIGRYGWPHNTLYILEQDGHLYALIEWFFYYPLIEVGPDEFRMPDYGLYMGERVAFVRTTDGRVAGVRIGGVFWERWPETDTLFRIQPIRPVAELMQEVQSLQPPTETGPFQEVELVDLQQLDPTIRLDLRYATADNFLGTPLYRTARALLQRPAAEALVRVQQRLRRLGLGLIIHDAYRPWYVTWMMWEATPDSLRHFVADPAHGSRHNRGCAVDVSLYDLKTGQPVEMPSGYDEFTERAYAHYPGGTHRQRWYRERLREAMEAEGFRVYPWEWWHYDCQDWQQYPLLNFPIEAAP; the protein is encoded by the coding sequence ATGTATATAGGGTTTGTGGTGCTGGGGCTTGTGCAAGGTTGTAAGCCCCCCCAGGAAAACCTGCCGCCGGCACCGGGTTACGAAACGATAGCCCGTCGGCTGGAAGTCGCCATTCGTTACGAGCTGGACGACAAAGGCATCCCGGGCTTTTCCATCGCGCTGGTCGACGGCGACCGCATCGTATGGGCCCAGGGGTTCGGGTATGCGCACCCAGACCGGAAGATACCGGCCACGGCCCGGACCGTCTACCGGGTCGCCTCGATTTCGAAACTGTTCACCGCGCTGGCTGTGATGCAACTGGTCGAGCAGGGCGTGCTGGATCTGGACACCGACGTGCGCACCTATCTGCCTGACTTTCACCCCGAGGATTCGTTTGAGGCACCCATCACGCTGCGACAGCTCCTGTCCCATCGATCCGGACAGGTGCGCGAACCTCCCGTGGGCCATTACTTTGATCCGACCGAACCCTCCCTGCAGGCGACCGTCTACAGCCTGAATGAAACGCGACGGGTCTATCCACCGGAAACGCGCACAAAATACTCCAATGCGGCCGTTTCGGTCGCAGGATTCGTGGTGGAGCAGGTGACCGGGCGGCCCTTTGCCGACTATGTGCAGCAGGCCCTGCTGGAGCCTATGGGCATGCGCTCCAGTGCGTTTACACCTCGTCCCGAACTGCAGCGCCGACTGGCCACGGGATACATGTGGACCTATGACGGGCGTCGTTTTGAAGCGCCTGTTTTTGAGTTAGGCATTCTGCCGGCTGCGAATTTGTATACCACCGTCACTGATCTAGGACGTTTCCTGATTACGCTCTTTCGGAAAGGGGAGACCGAGCAGGACACGCCGATCGTTACGCCGGCGTCGCTGGAAACCATGTGGACGATTCAGTACGCCGACTCGACCCAGACCCAGGGCTTTGGGCTGGGCTTTTACCTCTCGCGTTTCCGCGGACACCGCCGCTTTCAGCACAGCGGGGTCATGTACGGCTACGCCTCGCGGGTTTATGGACTACCGGATGTGCAACTGGGAGTAGCCGCCGTAGGTACGCTGGACGCCACCAACGTGGTCACCGACCGCCTGGCGGAATATGCGCTGGATCTCCTGCTAGCCTACCGAGAAGGACGCCCGCTACCGGACTATCCGCGGACAGAGCCGGTGACCGAAACACAGGCGCGGCGCCTGGCCGGACGCTATCGCCAGGGCACGCGCTATCTGGACCTGTTTGTGCAGGACAGTACCCTGTATGCCCGCCTGGGCGAAGTGGTAGACCGCGTGCGTCGGCAGGGCGATACGCTGATCGTCGATGGCCGCCTGACCTACGGCCTCCGCTGGCAGATAACCGACAGGGGACTGCAGGCCCCGGACGGTACCACCTGGGAACGAGCAGATGATCCGGTGCCGGCACCGATGCCAGAGCGCTGGCGCCCTTATATCGGGCGCTACGGCTGGCCGCACAACACGCTCTACATCCTGGAGCAGGATGGCCATCTCTACGCGCTGATCGAGTGGTTTTTCTATTATCCCTTGATCGAAGTTGGACCGGACGAATTCCGCATGCCGGATTACGGCCTCTACATGGGAGAGCGGGTCGCTTTTGTCCGTACAACGGATGGGAGGGTGGCCGGCGTGCGCATCGGCGGCGTTTTCTGGGAGCGCTGGCCCGAAACCGATACGCTGTTTCGCATACAACCGATCCGGCCGGTCGCTGAACTGATGCAGGAAGTGCAATCCCTGCAACCCCCCACCGAAACAGGCCCGTTTCAGGAAGTGGAACTGGTAGATCTGCAGCAGTTGGATCCTACAATCCGACTGGATCTCCGCTATGCGACGGCCGACAATTTTCTGGGGACGCCACTCTACCGCACAGCACGTGCCCTGCTGCAGCGGCCGGCAGCCGAAGCGCTCGTGCGCGTCCAACAACGACTGCGTCGCCTGGGACTGGGGCTCATCATCCATGACGCCTACCGCCCCTGGTATGTCACCTGGATGATGTGGGAGGCCACGCCCGATAGCCTGCGCCATTTTGTGGCTGATCCTGCCCATGGCTCTCGGCACAACCGGGGATGTGCGGTGGACGTTTCCCTGTACGATCTGAAGACGGGCCAGCCCGTCGAAATGCCCAGCGGCTACGACGAGTTTACCGAGCGCGCCTATGCCCATTATCCGGGAGGCACGCATCGGCAACGATGGTATCGGGAGCGCCTGCGCGAGGCCATGGAAGCCGAAGGCTTCCGCGTCTATCCCTGGGAGTGGTGGCACTACGACTGTCAGGACTGGCAGCAGTATCCCCTGCTGAATTTTCCGATTGAAGCAGCTCCATAG
- a CDS encoding metal ABC transporter permease, whose amino-acid sequence MSPALEILLVAMLTAAACALPGAFLVLRRMSLVSDAISHAVLPGIVIGFLLTENLQHPLLLVLAGASGLLTVYLIELLEKTGRLREDTAIGLVFPALFSVGVLLIAQLADQVHLDTDAVLLGELAFVPFDRLLWRGMDLGPRALWTMAGLLLINALLLWLLYKELTLATFDASAAAVLGFRPILLHYLLMGLVAVTVVAAFHAVGAILVIALMIGPPAAALLLARRMPTYLFLSLALAAFSALPGYGMARVFDVSIAGSMATMVGVLFGVVWLLAPETGLWVRWRRHRQQQLQFALDLLLIHLLHHEHQVTATAERHRATLPTHLNWTREHLTRLLEEGQRRGWLRQEGDEIHLTEAGRRHAQQQLAMLRPA is encoded by the coding sequence ATGAGTCCTGCCCTTGAAATCTTGCTGGTCGCCATGCTGACGGCAGCTGCCTGCGCGCTGCCAGGTGCTTTCCTGGTGCTGCGTCGCATGAGCCTGGTCAGCGACGCCATCAGCCATGCGGTATTGCCAGGCATTGTGATTGGCTTTCTGCTAACGGAAAACCTGCAACATCCCCTGCTGCTGGTGCTGGCTGGTGCCTCCGGTCTGCTGACCGTTTACCTGATCGAACTGCTGGAAAAAACGGGCCGATTGCGAGAAGATACAGCCATTGGCCTCGTCTTCCCGGCGCTGTTCAGCGTGGGCGTGCTGCTCATCGCACAGCTGGCCGACCAGGTGCATCTCGACACCGACGCCGTACTGCTGGGTGAACTGGCCTTTGTGCCGTTCGACCGCCTGCTATGGCGGGGTATGGACCTGGGGCCGCGGGCGCTCTGGACCATGGCCGGTCTTCTGTTAATAAATGCTCTATTACTCTGGCTCCTTTACAAAGAGCTTACGCTCGCCACGTTTGATGCGTCGGCTGCTGCCGTTCTGGGCTTTCGGCCGATCCTGCTGCACTACCTGCTGATGGGCCTCGTGGCAGTGACCGTGGTGGCTGCGTTTCATGCAGTAGGCGCTATTCTGGTCATTGCCCTGATGATCGGGCCTCCAGCCGCAGCGCTACTGCTGGCCCGGCGGATGCCCACGTATTTGTTCCTCAGCCTGGCTCTGGCAGCGTTCAGCGCACTGCCAGGATATGGTATGGCCCGTGTCTTTGACGTCTCCATCGCCGGATCCATGGCTACCATGGTGGGCGTGCTCTTCGGGGTTGTCTGGCTTCTGGCGCCTGAAACAGGTCTCTGGGTGCGATGGCGGCGCCATCGTCAGCAACAGTTACAGTTTGCCCTCGATCTGCTGCTGATTCACCTGTTGCATCACGAGCATCAGGTGACAGCTACGGCTGAACGTCACCGGGCGACCCTACCCACCCACCTAAACTGGACCCGCGAACATCTGACGCGCTTGCTGGAAGAGGGACAACGACGGGGCTGGCTACGCCAGGAAGGAGACGAAATTCACTTGACCGAAGCCGGTCGCCGCCATGCCCAACAGCAGTTAGCAATGCTACGGCCCGCATAG
- a CDS encoding metal ABC transporter permease: protein MDFTLRIVMTGAALLGLISGSLGTLAVLRRQGLIGDAVAHAALPGIVLAFLVSGSKAPAILQFGAAITGTLSLLWVQAVLRTTRVRFDAALGMALAVFFGAGVVLLSAAQHTAGAAQAGLDRFLFGQAATLLREDLLVMSVAGILAFALVLAFWKEIQLVLFDETYAAALGLPVRRLQTLLIVLLVVAIVIGLQTVGVVLMSAVIVAPAAAARQWSNRFSRVLLLAGLFGLLSGVLGAWLSSLAPRLPTGPIIVLLLTGIALLSVLFAPAHGLFWQLYRRRRARQTARQAVLTVLHKLAQHHVPPTPPHSTATIQAALDTDVPVEAILRDLERRGQVRYIPGQGWQLSDDTSHMS, encoded by the coding sequence ATGGACTTTACCCTGCGCATTGTCATGACCGGAGCGGCCCTGCTCGGGCTAATCTCCGGATCGCTGGGTACGCTGGCGGTGCTGCGGCGGCAGGGACTAATCGGCGATGCGGTCGCCCACGCGGCCCTGCCAGGCATCGTGCTGGCTTTCCTGGTCAGTGGATCCAAAGCGCCGGCGATCCTTCAGTTCGGGGCGGCGATTACCGGCACGCTTTCGTTGCTCTGGGTACAGGCAGTGTTGCGTACCACGCGGGTTCGTTTCGACGCGGCGCTAGGAATGGCGCTTGCCGTTTTTTTCGGAGCTGGCGTAGTGCTGCTCTCGGCTGCCCAGCACACAGCCGGCGCGGCGCAGGCCGGTCTGGATCGCTTTCTTTTCGGACAGGCGGCCACGCTGCTGCGAGAGGACCTTCTGGTCATGAGCGTGGCCGGCATCCTTGCCTTCGCGCTGGTCCTGGCGTTCTGGAAAGAAATCCAGTTGGTCCTATTCGATGAAACCTATGCCGCCGCGCTGGGGCTTCCGGTGCGTCGGTTACAAACCCTGCTGATCGTGTTGCTGGTGGTGGCCATCGTGATCGGGCTGCAGACCGTCGGCGTCGTGCTGATGAGTGCGGTTATTGTGGCACCGGCTGCAGCCGCCCGGCAATGGAGCAATCGCTTCAGCCGAGTATTGCTACTGGCTGGCCTCTTTGGTCTGCTCAGCGGCGTCCTGGGTGCCTGGCTCAGCAGCCTGGCCCCCCGGTTGCCCACCGGACCGATTATCGTCCTGCTGCTGACCGGCATCGCGCTGCTTTCGGTCCTGTTTGCTCCGGCTCATGGCCTGTTCTGGCAGCTTTACCGACGGCGGCGCGCCCGCCAGACAGCCCGCCAGGCTGTCCTGACCGTTCTGCACAAATTGGCGCAACACCATGTACCCCCCACCCCCCCGCATTCCACCGCTACCATCCAGGCGGCTCTGGACACCGACGTGCCCGTCGAGGCCATCCTGCGCGACCTGGAGCGCCGAGGTCAGGTCCGATATATTCCGGGTCAGGGGTGGCAACTCAGTGACGATACGTCCCATATGTCATGA
- a CDS encoding metal ABC transporter ATP-binding protein, which produces MKWAIEIEDLTVAYQQRPVLWDVDARVPTGQLTAIVGPNGAGKSTLLKAVLGIVRPAAGRIRVLGRPFRARERRVAYVPQRAELDWDFPATVFDVALMGTYGQVGWFRRPGAAERALARTALERVGMAELADRPIGQLSGGQQQRVLLARALAQEAELYLLDEPFQGVDAPTEATLLEVLRWLKQQGKTMVVVHHDLSTVAEYFDWVVLLNVQCIAWGPVSEVFTPDNLRRTYGGRTLIPVPALPAS; this is translated from the coding sequence ATGAAATGGGCCATTGAAATTGAAGACCTGACGGTGGCCTACCAGCAACGACCAGTGTTGTGGGATGTGGATGCCCGGGTGCCCACGGGCCAGTTGACGGCTATTGTGGGCCCCAATGGAGCAGGAAAAAGTACCCTCCTCAAAGCCGTGCTCGGCATTGTGCGTCCGGCGGCCGGGCGCATTCGGGTGCTGGGGCGGCCTTTTCGGGCCCGGGAGCGCCGGGTCGCCTACGTCCCGCAGCGTGCGGAGCTGGACTGGGACTTTCCAGCCACGGTGTTCGACGTAGCCCTGATGGGCACCTATGGTCAGGTGGGATGGTTCCGGCGGCCGGGGGCGGCCGAGCGAGCCCTTGCGCGTACCGCATTAGAACGAGTAGGGATGGCCGAGCTGGCAGACCGCCCTATTGGTCAGCTTTCTGGAGGCCAGCAGCAACGGGTGCTGCTGGCACGCGCGCTGGCCCAGGAAGCTGAGCTCTATCTTCTGGACGAGCCGTTTCAGGGCGTTGACGCCCCCACCGAAGCTACCCTGCTAGAGGTGCTGCGCTGGCTCAAACAGCAGGGCAAAACGATGGTTGTGGTGCATCATGACCTTTCCACCGTGGCCGAATATTTCGACTGGGTGGTCCTGTTGAATGTCCAGTGCATTGCCTGGGGCCCGGTGTCTGAAGTTTTTACGCCGGACAATTTACGGCGCACCTATGGTGGACGCACCCTGATTCCGGTTCCGGCACTGCCTGCCTCGTAG
- a CDS encoding metal ABC transporter solute-binding protein, Zn/Mn family — protein sequence MGRRRGCLLSSCVAGVLLLVSCQATPPRTEGRLRIVATTSIVADLARQLGGDAVEVTALMGPGIDPHLYRASEGDVARMQRADLVLYNGLHLEGKMTEVFARMRELGRPTLAVAECIPDSLLLRASGYGGVYDPHVWMDVRRWRYAAICVAETLARMDTARASFYQKRLARYLEELAATDAYVRQQSALLQPEQRVLVTSHDAFRYFGEAYGWEVHGLLGVSTATEAGTADVQQLADFVVARRIPAIFVESSVPERYLRALQEAVRARGFSVHLAGPLYSDALGDPGTSADTYVGMIRTNIDTIVQALQRKGTS from the coding sequence ATGGGCCGTCGAAGAGGTTGTCTCCTGAGCAGTTGCGTAGCTGGCGTCTTGCTGCTGGTGTCCTGTCAGGCCACGCCACCCCGAACGGAGGGTCGGCTGCGCATCGTGGCCACCACTTCCATTGTGGCGGACCTGGCACGCCAGCTTGGCGGGGATGCTGTGGAAGTAACTGCCCTTATGGGGCCTGGAATTGATCCGCACCTTTATCGCGCCAGCGAAGGGGACGTTGCTCGCATGCAACGGGCCGATCTGGTGCTTTACAATGGATTGCACCTGGAAGGCAAGATGACCGAAGTCTTTGCGCGTATGCGAGAGCTGGGACGCCCCACGCTGGCCGTGGCGGAATGCATTCCGGACAGCTTGCTACTCCGGGCTTCTGGATATGGAGGCGTTTACGATCCGCACGTGTGGATGGACGTGCGTCGCTGGCGGTATGCTGCCATCTGCGTAGCCGAAACGCTGGCCCGCATGGACACAGCCCGCGCTTCTTTTTACCAGAAGCGTCTGGCTCGTTATCTGGAGGAGCTGGCAGCGACCGATGCCTACGTGCGGCAGCAATCCGCCCTGTTGCAGCCAGAACAGCGCGTACTGGTCACCTCGCACGACGCCTTCCGGTATTTCGGGGAAGCCTATGGGTGGGAGGTGCATGGGTTGCTGGGCGTCTCAACAGCCACCGAGGCGGGCACAGCTGATGTGCAGCAGCTGGCTGATTTTGTGGTAGCCCGTCGCATACCGGCCATTTTTGTAGAAAGCTCCGTACCAGAGCGCTACCTGCGAGCGCTTCAGGAAGCAGTAAGGGCTCGAGGGTTTTCGGTGCACCTGGCCGGTCCCCTGTATTCCGACGCACTGGGAGATCCGGGAACGTCGGCCGACACCTATGTGGGCATGATCCGCACCAATATCGACACCATTGTACAAGCCCTGCAACGAAAGGGAACGTCATGA
- a CDS encoding metal-dependent transcriptional regulator, with amino-acid sequence MLSEAQEDYLKQIFLLGEGAPVSTTALAERLGVRPASVTGMLQKLAALGLVDYRPYQGARLTEAGRKIAIELLRHHRLIETFLAEALGYDWHEVHEEAERLEHVISERLEARMAEWLGHPERDPHGDPIPTPELTFPAVEPGCPLPLLPVGTVAQIVRVRVQDPDTLNLLARLSLRPGRRVHVLEHTEAGVRLAVDTDRFLLPQELAEAIWAVEEVVS; translated from the coding sequence ATGCTCTCGGAAGCGCAGGAAGACTACCTGAAGCAAATTTTTCTGCTGGGGGAAGGAGCTCCGGTTTCTACCACAGCGCTGGCCGAGCGGCTGGGCGTGCGGCCTGCCTCGGTGACGGGCATGTTGCAGAAGTTGGCTGCGCTAGGCCTGGTCGACTATCGGCCCTACCAGGGGGCCCGGCTGACCGAAGCCGGACGCAAAATCGCCATCGAGCTATTGCGGCATCATCGGCTCATTGAGACGTTTCTGGCCGAGGCGCTGGGTTACGACTGGCACGAAGTGCATGAAGAGGCTGAGCGCCTGGAGCATGTAATCAGTGAGCGGTTGGAGGCCCGCATGGCGGAATGGCTGGGGCATCCAGAACGGGATCCGCATGGCGATCCAATTCCTACCCCGGAGCTTACCTTCCCGGCGGTTGAACCCGGATGTCCTCTCCCCTTGCTGCCGGTAGGTACCGTAGCCCAGATTGTACGCGTGCGGGTGCAGGATCCCGACACGCTGAACCTGCTGGCCCGTCTGTCGCTGCGTCCGGGCAGGCGCGTGCATGTGCTTGAACATACGGAAGCCGGCGTTCGGCTCGCCGTGGACACTGATCGTTTTCTCCTTCCTCAGGAACTGGCTGAGGCCATATGGGCCGTCGAAGAGGTTGTCTCCTGA